ACTCAGGCATACTCAGTCGAGGGGCGGCCGACAGATGCACTCCTCCTTGGACTGTATGGACTCGGACTCAGGCCAAACCTTGTAGTATCCGGTATCAATCTTGGAGAAAATATCTCGTTTGAATCGATCACGACCTCCGGCACGGTGGGTGCTGCGATGGAAGCGGTCAATCAGGGGGTCCCTGCCCTCGCATACTCACTCCAAATGAGTGATCAGGGAAATAAATTTGCAGATCCCCGGTCCCACACTACAGATTTCACCCAGAGCAAAGAGGTCGTCACGAAGCTCACCAAACTATTTCTGGAAAAAGGTTTCCCCGCAAAAAGTCAGCTGATCAATATCAATATCCCAGCTGAAAAAATAGAGGGATATGAGGTGACCGTCCTTGGAGAACGAATATTCGAAACCTCGGTCGAACAAAGGATCGACCCGAGAGGCAAACCTTACTACTGGATCAATGGAACACCTCTCTACATCCCGGAAGAGCATTCAGATGTGACGGCACTCAGGAATAATCAAGTTTCGGTCACCCCGCTTTCGATGGACAACACCGCATACAAAGCGTGCAGTGAATTGAAAAATATGATCGTGGATATTAATTAACACATCCGCGAGACAACAGTAGCCACGTAACGCCCGAAATGCTCAGCCTGACGAAGATCGTTCTCAGTTAGCTGACCGTCAGCAGCTAGTCCGTAATGCCCGCCGTTGTGTTCATCGTTGTTTGCTTCGGGAGAGATCGGATCGCCAACAACGATCATGCCGTGGATCAGCATTGCCTGAACGATCGATAGGATCGCGGTTTCTTTTCCCCCGGTCCGGTCCCCGGCTGTGGTGAATGCAGCACCGACTTTTCCAACAAGTTTGCCGCGCACAAAGGTGGTGTCATCAATAAACTCTTTCAATTCCGCAGCCACACCCCCGAAATACACCGGGGAACCAAGAATTATTCCATCATAACGAACAAGATCGCTCGCACTCACACGATTAAATGCGAGAACATCGACATCAATCCCATCCACCTCTTTTGCTCCCTTGCCAATCGATTCAGCAAGGATTTTGGTTTTACCGGTCCTGCTGTAACAGGTTACGAGTATTGAGGGCATGCCTATTAGATTGGAGCCAAGGCATTTTAAAAATTGGTTTTGGGAAAATTATTCATACTCGGGTTCATCCTCATCAACACCGTTTTTGTAATACCAGAGATTATAGGTTTCATACATCCCGAGCTCAACCGCGATTTGGACG
This region of Methanocorpusculum sp. genomic DNA includes:
- the surE gene encoding 5'/3'-nucleotidase SurE yields the protein MPRPKILLTNDDGINSGGLWAAYDALSLFADVTVVAPATQQSAVGRSISIFEPIRMNELTMHGTQAYSVEGRPTDALLLGLYGLGLRPNLVVSGINLGENISFESITTSGTVGAAMEAVNQGVPALAYSLQMSDQGNKFADPRSHTTDFTQSKEVVTKLTKLFLEKGFPAKSQLININIPAEKIEGYEVTVLGERIFETSVEQRIDPRGKPYYWINGTPLYIPEEHSDVTALRNNQVSVTPLSMDNTAYKACSELKNMIVDIN
- a CDS encoding flavodoxin family protein, yielding MPSILVTCYSRTGKTKILAESIGKGAKEVDGIDVDVLAFNRVSASDLVRYDGIILGSPVYFGGVAAELKEFIDDTTFVRGKLVGKVGAAFTTAGDRTGGKETAILSIVQAMLIHGMIVVGDPISPEANNDEHNGGHYGLAADGQLTENDLRQAEHFGRYVATVVSRMC